Below is a window of Malania oleifera isolate guangnan ecotype guangnan chromosome 1, ASM2987363v1, whole genome shotgun sequence DNA.
CTTGCGCTTTTATTTGCAGCTTTCAAACTAGTTCCATCCCTAGAATATGAGTCAGACAATCTCTACATAACAATGAAGAAAACTATGAGTATGATAGTCAGATAGTTCTGGGGAGAGAAGCTGAAAACTACCGCAAGATAATGTGCAGCACCATGGTATCAGAAACATCAAGCAGCTCCAAGAAGAACCCAATAAACTTAAAAGAGCACCATCAAACAAGGTGAGTCCCCATCATGCAAAGACTCTTCACATGCTTGTCTGGCGACAAAGCTTTCTGGCAagatgtctcatcaactcctgcAGAGTAGCAGTTCATCAGATACGTGTAAAAATGAATTATCTTGAATATAATGCGATGCCAACAGATTATCACTCTAAAAACAGTTGTtcgaaaaaataaaaagagaaatagGAAAACCATAACTAGGAAAGCTGTATCCATGTTTACTTCAAATTGTCAGACACATCATTTTTGTACCATTTTACTATATCGCATTAAATCTTATCGTATAAAGTTACATGGCATTGTGTTTGTTTAAAAATGTGCTAGATCAGGTAACAAACTGCTACTAAACAAGATAAGACAAATCAAATGTCAGTTCAAGATGTGGAGGCATGAATacacaaaatttcaaaaatcttctGATCGNNNNNNNNNNNNNNNNNNNNNNNNNNNNNNNNNNNNNNNNNNNNNNNNNNNNNNNNNNNNNNNNNNNNNNNNNNNNNNNNNNNNNNNNNNNNNNNNNNNNattggtgtgtggcatatgagcgttatcatactaacatgcatagttcaatagtcaaaacaattaaaatcaattccagtattttcacaaaacaagcaatacaatctggtgtcgtcacacccttcggctcgaagccagactgtctggtggtatttcacacccttcggtaaaaattggcaatctggtgatatttcacacccttcaacAAACGTCGGCagtctagtgatatttcacacccttcagtaaacgccggcagtctggtgatatttcacacctttcggCAAACGCCGGTGCCCCTGATAACTTGGCATAGCACTAGCATTGAACCGGTAtagatctggtgttcgcacacccttcggctcataagccagccaatctagtggtattgcgcactcttcggcaaaagccagattttcaaacctggaacaatttggaaccccgttcttatttcaccaagatacaacatatgcatgctcatataaccaaacaaaccacacccatttggtaatctaaaatcacggttttccaaacacatacagtttaaacaagtcaaggcacgaccatccctataacacagtataaatcaacatatacgtttggttttcaacaaaaccagggatgcagcccgtcgtcccctttttcccaaaactgtaatcatgaaaaacttatagttttccccattagatccccccaactgagtagtcaaaacacacacaggaccgtgaaccatagttccatcgagtccgatttcaaaaataaccaatataaacatagtttcccttaccttttccccgaatagcaaatcccgaactctaaagtccctaaacagcgaaccgagttcaaAAACCTACAAATtatagtatagaatatactcacaagactgtttcttacaaaactaccggatcagaattgaaaaccgagtcttaccttgattttatgccaaaactcgaaaatctctgaaacgggattccaatccatagaacttgtagagaatccttccacgatcctcatggtaacttcagattcccgattccagcaacgatcggcgaagaaatctagagagaggaagtgtaggcagagttctagagagagagagagagagagatagaatttgagtttcttaacggtgaagtaaagaaaattctatttatagcccctttgactcaggcaaactcgtcgacgaaatggtgcccttGTTGATGAGACCCTATAGTCCTCTCGTCGACAAGAatatggattcgtcgacgaatcctgatatcctcggtttcccgaaactcctcggcttctcctcatcgatgagtctctaaattttgttgacgagaaggacaaagacttcgtcgacgaaatctagcttcgtcgacgaggcctgctcttttaccaaaatgtccctctttttaaatatttaaacccacttatcacggttcgggttcttacagctTCGGTGGaatgagttatgctatcctcaacAACCCCCAAAACCTCCTCCCTCGGTTGCTCCCTCCTCAATCTCATAAAACCTCTATCCGCTCCTTTGCTCCTTCCCCCTCGATCGGCAGCTCCGCTGCTCCCCCCTTAATTGGTTCCTCCTCTGGTGGTCTCACCTCCGCTCACTCCCAGCACTATTTGGAGGTAGATGGACACAGACGGCGAGGATGAGGAAGTGATTGAAACAGACAGTTCTCTTGGCCATCAGCATCACAAGAACCCACCATTAGATCTTCAACAATGGTCATTGACACAGACGACGACAATGAGGAGGAAGGGGCCGAGATGGAAGGCTGCATGCCCAGATGGAAGATGGTGTGCTGCGCCGGTTAGGAACTTAGGGTTTTATGTTTcactgtgtatatatatatatagaggaagATAAACGGGTCACCCGTCGGGTGACCTGACTCGAACTCGTTTAACCCGTTTAATAAAAGGATTAGATTCGGATCAATTGTTTATAAACGAGTCAGCTTGTATTAACTCTAACTCGTTTTAAATGGTCAAATCATGAATCTGTCAAGTTTCGACCCATTTTGTGACCCTacttaaaatcaattttttaataGTCTGTTCATTTCATTATGTAAATATCAGTCCATCTACCCGTGTTTATTCCATTTTAAATTGATTATATCCGTAAAAAAATATCACTATTTGCTCGTGTGAGGAGCCCCGCGGGGGTTGAAAAGCCGCATTCGCATCGTCCTACAAATTCTCAACCTACTCGTAAACGAACCCCATTATTCGCAGCGTTTGCTTCATCGACTCCCCAAGCTCATTTTCAAGGTACACAACATTCCTGATCTGCTCTCCATCTCTATATATTTTTTCCTCCAAATGGGTTGTTGATTATTTGGGCTTTTCAGAAATTTAGATCCCTTTTATCTACCTTTGCAATAGCTGTTTGAATCTCATTTGCTTATTCATGTTTTGGGCATCATTGATTCTGCTCCCCATGTGCAAGCTtatgggtgttttttttttttttttaccttttgtATGATCGGTATATGATATCTTGGAAGTGAAAACAATGAAGAATAAGGGATtcagtatttttattattattatttttctttcaatCAGCTTTTGGACCATCCAAAACGAAGAGGGTTTTACGAATTGGGTGTCCTGAAAAAAATTTCACGGTACATTTATGGccgtttggaacttggaaaatattgggaaaaagaaagaaaactaggaagaattttattttttttatgtttgcttatcaaggaaagtgagaaatatatcaaggaaagtgagaaataaaataaagaaagccAAATCAatggacaaaattttaaatttaaacatcCTTAATATTTGGTTTTTCTTAATTCTTAATAATattagaaaatttaattttttatggtATTTGATATAGGGAGAAAATATAATGCGAAATGAATTCctctcttattttcctttccattcCCTTTTCCAAGCAAAATCCATGATCCAAATTCCAAACTGATCCACTCTTGTGGCTTTGTGAGCAGCATTGATTGGTTAAGTATCCTCCATTATTAAATTTTGATTCAGTTGTTAGAGATCAGGTTACTATATGGATTTATGGATGATGTATGTGCAAGCACATCATGAATTAAGTTGAATTTAATTCTTATGAGGATCGAATCTCTTCTGTGTTTCCTAATTTATTCCTTCAACTCTCCTCGACAATGACTGTGTAAATGCCCCTTCACAAACTCGAGAGATGATAACTAGTTCACTCTAGGGTTTCTCTTAGCCTTTCCGTGTAAGGTAGGAGAAGATCACactagaaagaagaagaagaagaagaagaagagaactactaataataatgataatatattcTCCAacaacataataaacataataaaatttctatttatgAGATAACTTGACCTTGATCAACTTCAGTACATATATTTCCTTATGGCTTGAGTCACAACATTCTACTTATGTAGCAGTGTTGCTCTTGTTAGTCTCCAAAAGAAGTTCCTATCTCTTCACCCATGAGAAAATATTCACCCATGAGAAAATATGCATGCATgaaatcatttaaaaaattagtgaATTTAATATTTATCATAATGAATAAACAAATAAGCATATATTTTCTTTGAAGGGCATATATGTCTAAGAGTATGAGCATCTCCTAACTGAATTTATGTTGGTTGAAGTTGGATGGAGACAACATTTGTGTAGAATTAAACAAGTGTTTAAGCATGTGCTTAAAATGGTATGTGGAGGAATTTAGTGCTGTTTTGTTGATTGTAGCTGAATAAATTATACATTATATTGGAGGCCCATTTTGTAATTCAAGGGGCACAATTAGCACATCAATGTGATTAACATTGTTGATCATATTAATGTGCCTATTGTGTCTCTTTGCAACATTGAGTTGAGGGGGGAAAGGATGATGTTATGGGTTAAGCACTCCAAAATTCAAGCTTCCTAACTTTATTATATGCCAAACAGTATATGTAAATTTTGATGTTTTTGTTCAACATCACTTAGATGCCTTGAAGGAGCCAGTGTGTTGTCAGATACTGATGTACTGCATGCCGCACAACCCTATGAGTTcactaaccccccccccccccccccaaaaaaagatATATACTAAACTAACCCATTTAGAGACTAAGGGGAAAATTTTATCTTTAAGCACATAAATAGTTAATGAACAGTTGAACCCTCAATTGTTACATCTCATGGTGATTTATAATGTTCAAGTAGGCAGTGGATTATTATATTTCTACTAAGCATGCTAAACTCTTATCATCTGCTAAGAAGATTCAATGCCGTTTTTTTTTTCGAGGTGAAAACACAATTCCATACCATCATTTCTTCCTTTGAAACAGTGGGATCATTCCTTTTTATGCCCGTGGTGCATTAACTGTATAATTTGAGTATAAGATGCCAACGATCTAGCCTCAGAAAATGATGTAAGGAAGAAACTAAGCTGCCTCACTTTTCCGATGTTTTCCTTGACAGTTGTTCTCTGTTTTTCTGTTTATTTGCTAGTTCCACCTTTCATCAGAAAGGGCTCTGATTGATCATGAAAACATGTGTATCACTGCATTGCATCTGTTGATATCTAGAGCTGCATCTGATATGAACTTTTCCTTGggattctttctttctttttttcttatttatttatttatttatttatttttttataatttggtTCAGGATCCCAATCCTCATGTTTGTTTTTATTTGGTTTGTTTTCTACATTGTTGGTTTGGGGTTTTAAGCTTTCTCTGGGAAGCATGTCTGAAGCAATAAAACTTTTATATGCCATTTACCTCGAAATTTAGGGAAGCCAAATTAATTGAATATCTATCTTTTTGTCATTCTAATGTGGCTCATTGTTGTCAAATTGAGAATCGAATCCCAATCTTGGAAATTGAGAATTGAATCAAATTGTAAGATTCGGTACAAATTTCTAAAATTGACTCCAAGTGAAATGCGTATACTGATATATGAAcaagaaacaaaatagaaaaatttatttaaatttaacaaTGAAAAAATCATATTCCCCTCTGTATGCTCTCCCTAAACATTTAGAAGGGAATGAGTaaagaaaaattgataaaaaaaatgagCTTGATGTcgtttaagggaaggaatcaagaaaaaataatgaaaagctaataatagcatatttcatccaTACAGTTTCTCTAattaaaaaaaagggggggaagaaagaaaactaaaaacaaaattgGTATATAGCTGAACAAACTaccaaaaaagaaaaaccaaCCCATGAATCTCAACAATACAACAAAGCCTGAGTACCATGTTAGCCAAGGTGTGTTTTGCCCTTTCTTTTCCATGGAAAAACAACGATACTCCTCAtgagtgaagaatggttttgtgaaggcaatTGTGTAAAAGACGagcaataaaataaagaaatgctGCTTTGGAGGTTTTCAAGTCTGACTGTATGTGACATGTTTGGAATCATGTGAATCAATGGAATATTCAGGGGATGAATTGATAGATTCAGCCACAATTTGGTTGTTTTCCAATTCTCGAGTAAGATTCAAATTTTATGAATCAAATTGTGAATCGTAAGATCCTAACAATTATCAGGTGGCTTTCTTAGAGTTTTTCTTACAGTTTTGTTACCATGTTAGAACTCCTTCTCTCCTCGTAAATGAAAAACCGGTCTTATTCTTCCTGCTGCTGTCTTGATGCTGGTTGTGTGGTCTGCGAGACTGACCATAAAACTAATGATAAAGCAGCGGTAAAGGCTGGGTAGTTGGTACTTGGTACATGATAGGTTGTGCTAGACGTTTTGTGCAAGTAAGAGGTTATGCAGGGCTGCGTGGGAGGTAGCATGCTTTAATGAGAGGTTTAAAATGTTGAATGCAGGATGACAGAGCCAGGATTTTTACCTAGGGAGAGGCTTTTTAAGCAGCAGCAGCATTATCAGAGCATTAAAAAATACACTCATCTGAAAGGGCCATATGATAGGATTACCTCTGTTGCAATTCCCCTTGCCTTAGCAGCTGCTTCTGGGGCTCTCATTGTAAGTATGCTTTCCCTTCAATGGAATAAACCAAAATGTCAGATTAGGCATCATATTGTAGCTTCCAGGTTTTCTTTTCACgacattcattttttttaatttttttttccagatACGCGGGATCTATAATATGTCTCATGGAATTGGGAAAAGAGAATGAGAAGGCTACGTCTGCTATGGGCTGTTATGCATTTGATTTGGATATTGTTTTTTGACATTATTTGATCCTAATAATGGCTGTTTCTGGTTTTTCCATGATTTCATTCTGCCTCTTTGTGGACAAATATGTCCCCAGCAGTCGGTCTCCGATTGAGAACCATGTTGTGGATGCATTTTGTTAAGCCTGAAGTGATTGTCTAGAGTTTCAAACAAGTGCCTAATACCATCTACTTCATCCCCCCCATGTTCTATTTTTGCTGAAATGAGATTTCCAAGTGAGATTGAAATACCAGAGGAGCTAATTTCGGTTTTCATTTCCCATGAAGACATTATCCGCATACTCCTTACTACTTAAAAACTCTGATCCTGCATTTGGGGGTGTTGAGTGCAGTCTTTAAATTTGAATGTGtgaattagaagaaaaaaaagtgtaatataaaattatattaagtgtttttttttaatatatagaaTCTATATCAATTCAAGttcatattttcaaagattagctgAATCTTTTTGCCTTTGCGACTGTCTTGGCATGGCCTTGCCTCCTCTTCATTTCTATATCGTTATTATAGAGTATAAGAGAATAAGGCATTGTCCATCTTCATTGAGAGATTtccaaaataaatgaaaaaaagaagaagccatAATGGCTTTACGGTTTGTAGAAAACACTGATCTTACCATTCGTTTTTCTCATTTGTTACCAAAATATTGACTTTCACCACAATTTGTTCCTGCACTTCATGCTGTCCGACGTAGTACCTTAATTGCATCAATTTCGGCCTCAGAATCATCCTAATTTAGGGGCTTGGAATTCTTCATGacctaaatttaaataaaattcaatataatttttatgataaacaaaaaaagaaagaaaacagcATATTTAGTATGGAAGGCTTCCAACCTCCAAGACACAAGCAAGAGCAAAATTGAAGGCCATCTTTCAGCATGAACCCATATGCGCTTttcaataatttttatatttaattaaaccAGCTCCCAAAAAAAACAGAGATGATAAAATacaccaaaaataaataaataaaaggataaAATACACTCACCTCCCAGTTTGGGCAAAAAAATACCTACTTATctcaagatttcaaaaattttataaacctttTTGAGACTGTCAGAATTTTAAAAACCCCTCCCAAAAAATTTGTCAAAATGATACAAATTTTTTCTTAAAGGacttatctttttacaaaatacgAAAGGAAGTTTGTGCCTTTTTGACAAACTTAAGAAAAGGTTTTTGAAAATCTTACAGGGGAGATGAgtggaatttttaaaactttaggaGAGGTTcctatctttttgccaaacctaaGATGAGTACCTTTTGCCCCTTGCAAAAGAAAAGGGTGAAAAGGAAAAACCTATCACCCTGTAgcaaaaataggctaaaatctAGTGAAACAAACTCTGCAAAGGGCAGGTTCAAACTGGGAAAAAATAAGGATCTTTGAATTAGTAGTCCTGAAGGTGATGACCTAATTTGCACGACTTAAACTACACCCATTGGATTAAATCATTACATCATAACAATCTAAACAGTTCATCAGCTTCATCCCAAGCAAAAACCATTACAATGGCTGAATTGACTGCTGCATCTCAAAGTCGTGCCTTCTACAAGCTCAATGCCAATGTACAATTTCACTGTGTTAAAACTTGCTTTACATTGTGCTGCAACAACATTACATTATGCAGATGCCAAAATCTCTGCAATGTGTTTGGAAAAACAGTAATATCAAATACAATGTACAACCGCATATCTGCAACTCTTCAAATAGAGTTCACTTCAAATTGGTGGCACACTGGGTTCCTACACCATGTGCAACAGTATTTCACCAGGAATTAAGTCTATTATGGAGTGACAGACTGTAATAGAGATAGATTGTCTGATGGAATAGTTAAGGGCTTGCAGATCATTAACAGATCCGATGTCATGTTCGAGAAATAGGTTTGGCTTCTATTGTTCATGCAATCACGGGAAGCAAATTTGTGGCCCATTTAGCTTGCAACATCTGATAAATAATGCAAGATTTACTTCACTTTCAGCCCATGTAATCTGATGAGTAATGCAACATTCACTTCACCATAGCCCCATCAAATGCTAGACTCTTTCCTTCACCACTGTTCTAATGAGATTTTTGCTGTTCCACACCAGTACTAATGTCTCCTTGTGTACTGGCCTTCTACGGGGCTCCAAATTTAAGGGGTCTACACTGCACTTCTGCTTGCATCTTGCTATTTTTATGGTACTTAAGAAGTATCTGTCAGCAAACTGAAACCCatataaaagaatttaaaataatttacagAAAGGTTGCTTGAAAGAAAGGCATTAGATAATTTTTGGGACTTGCATCTTACTATTTCTTTTTAGACGATTGCATCTAGCTATTTTCAGAGGAACAAAGTGAAACAGTTAAAATATTTTACCCAAAAGGATGCTTGACCGAAAAATGAGCACTAGGAGgtagaaagtaaaaaaaaaaaaaaaaaaaaaacctcacagACGAGCAAATGCAGAGTCTACCAACCTTAATATAATTCTCAGGGTTACACTTTTAGTGCCCAAAATATGAGAAAGTATTGCTTTCTCAGATGTGACATAAGTTTTGAGGTAACATATGCTAAGATCACCTACATCTAAATTGTCTCAGCCCTTAAAAAAGAAGTTTCTATGATCTCTAGAGTAGTTCCAAAAAGCTATCATCTCACCTAACCACATTATCTTCAAAGTGTGAGCTTCATTGGCCAGAACCACGAAATAATAACTCAAGGACTTAAGTGTGAACTATGTCAGTCATTCATCTCATAAACAGAAAATATTAGTTAATAAAATTAGTTCAACATAGCAAAGGAACATTGTCCCAGAGTGGCTTACATTAGGAAGCTCAAAGTCACCTTCACTTGCATCGCACAAATCTAAAGATATCTTCCGAAGCATTGGCATCTGTAATCATCATAAAAGACAATTTTTGCATTTTCACTAATAGTATTTGTCAGACTAGATTCCTTTTAAGACAGGAGTGCCATTATACAAAGTATAAGCTTACCTTCAAAGCAGCATCAAGAATAAAGTTTCTATGAATCCCAGGGCCCTGTATCATGTTGGTAGAAAAACACAGTACAGTGGATAAGCTATTAGTtgcaggaaaaagaaaaaaggttcAAATAAGATAAAATTCAGAGTGATCTAAGCAATCTAATTATCTCATACTGTAATATAAACCCTTGAAATATGCAAAACCATGTAGGAAAAAAGCATAATGTACTTCCACAAAGCAGAacagtgatttttttttttttaaaagaggccagcacctcctatctttattagaaaaccccttaCTTATGAAGAAATATTGATTTATGAAAACTCAAAATGCAATCATGTGTAAAACAAAAATTGATTTCCAGATGCATGTCAAGCGTTCTTGCCATTGTTGACTCATACATCAGATTGAGATGAACGTGTTCAAAAGTTGTCAATAATTCTATATAGTAAACCTGGAGCATATAATGCGTCTGTTTCTTGTAACAAAATCACATCCTTGTGTCTGATTATGCAAACAATTTTTTATGAGCAGATATTGTAAGGGTAACCCAATGAAACatcttttaaaattgttttatcGTTTGTATCTGACAAACACAACAGTGTTGCCAAAAAGCACCAGAGTCAAGCTGACTACTTGCAAGTGCCTAACAGAACCCTGCAAGGCACTATTGAATCCTCATCACTGtccagccaaaaaaaaaaaatctaatttgagATGTTGACGTCCAAACTGTAATCCTGAATTTTTAAATCAACACATTAAAACAGGCTTTAATCCATGTCTGACTCTTAACGCATTAATGTTTGCCAAAAAGCATTATAATTGACCAGCAAACTGCTAACATAACCCTGTAAAGCACTATTTAATCCTAAGTAATGCTCAGCACATAAAGACAACAGAAAACATCTAAATGGAGACGTGAGATATCCGAAGTCCAAACTGCAATATTAAATTATTCAAGTCCACAGAATAAAAAGGGTTAACAAGGAACATGTTGCATACTAATACTACAGAATTAGCTCCATTCAGGAGACATCAATTGGATACACATGCAAGAGGCATGGGAAAAAAAGTGGTATGAGCTCACATTGTGGCGCAGCAAGAGGTCTTCAAGAGCTTTGCAGTCAAGAAGAGAAGCAACACCATTTGCTGTTATTTGTCCACAGTTCTACACataaaaaatgagcatatttgGAAACTCAATAAGCACATAAAAATCTTAAGTGCAAGAACCTTTTGCCTTCATGATTCAGATCTGAGagcatttagagagagaaaaaaaacgACATCATATGTGTGCTATATGATTATGCATGGATTaatagatttttaaaataagaaaagtAACCAGAGGCATCCTTTGGTTAGTTGGGATGTGGTTTGTCGGCTCAAGGATGAGGGGTGCTTGGGTCTTAGAAAGTGGTGCCTAAAAGCACCTCTTTAGGGTAAATGAGTATGGTGGTTTCTCTTAGATGTGAACCCCGTGTGGCAGAGAGTTCATATAAGTAACTTTGGCATGCAGGTGAGTGGTTGGGATGCAAACTTGGGCTTTTGATGTTCCTCTTAAGAGTCTTTGGAGGTTTATTTCACCAGTCTACTATTTATTCATTCCTTGCACAAAATGTAAATTGGTTGAGGGGTCTCATATTCATTTTTGGAAGGGGAGATTCAGCCTGCCTCTTATTTTTCCCTCATATTATCTTCTTTCCATGTCTCATTATGCTGTCATTTCATCCTGTCTGATCCCTAGTGGCAAACTTGTACttgatattttcattttcaaagaAATCCAAATGACAGGGAGGTAGAAGAGCTCTCTTCATTGTTTTCTCCGTTAAAAATTGTCACCCTTTCAACAGGCGTGATGTTCGTGTTAGGGGTTTCAATTCTTCAGGGTTTTTCACTAGTAAATCTTTCTTTCACCATctgattaaatatttttaggtTACCACCTTACCTAAAAGCTCAAGCTCTTAggctgtgggccaacaatgtatatcatgaGTTTTACATGCAGCCCAATTGCGTGTAGataaacaaacaatgaataacacCCATACTGGGAACATACAAATTTTTTAACATACTTCATTAAACGCAGGCAACAAAGTTAGGATCCAGGACCTCCTGGCAACCATGGCTTTAACACATCatcaaattaccactttacctaaaagcttaagctcttACACTGtggggccaacaatgtatatcaagccttaagtcCTTAACAAATATAAGTTGTCTTTTTCACTGCATTTTcatatttggaaggccaaagttccttTCAAGATTTAAGCATTCATTTGGTTGGTGTTCTTagtagagttaacaccaacaatctctTGCATAGTAGGGGGCTATCAAAAGCATTGTCCCCAGATGTCTGTGTATAGTGCTTTAACAATTCTGTGACTGCTTGACGTCACTTTGCAGTGTCCATTTAGTTGGGGCATTTGGGGCAGGTTGTTTGGTCTATTTGTTGTAGATTGGGTTTGTCTGGTGTCTGTTAAAGATTTCTTAGCCATGACTTTTGAAGGTTTTGGGAGGAGCAGGGATGTGGGATCAGTTGTCAAGTTGCACAGAGTTTTCTATTTTGTGGAGGATCTGGTTGGAAAGGAATGCATGCATTTTTGCTCAATGTTTCTTTGTTTCAGGGCGGTATATTGTATATGGTATCTCCATGGGCTCTTGCAGTGGGGTTTTTGGGAGTGTGTCTTCAGATGTACAAAAAGACTGGAGGACCCTTTTAAATTGGATTGTGCTTCTTTCCTTTTGATTTTTTCTGTATTGAAGGATTTCTTATccttttgattgtaaattttaTCTTTTCCTAAtaacatatttatttttctattaaagaATATATACCTGGTttcatataataaaaatacttCAATATTACTCCATTTTAATTAGTTGAAAATCTTTCAGACCAAGGAAAGTCGCACTCGAGAGGATAAGAAATCCATGACTGCAGTATTCTCTTCACTTCATAAAATATTAGCATAAATGGCAATATTTATTTGTATGTTTCATGAGCCCATGAGTTATTTAAGGTGTTTTAGTCTTTTCATTATCCATGTCATATTGAGTCCTTTAGTTTCAGCATCCCTCAAGCAATCAACAGTTGAAACAGGTCTGTTGCACGTTAGCAAGACATATATCAGGCCTTCCACTCATGCTTCTAATCATTCTTATGAAGCAAttatgtgaatctagaaaataaaataaaataacctgTACAAGCCCAATGGAAAACTGACAATGACAACCATCTGGTCATTACCTCTAGACTGATGGAAATCAAGCCTGGCCATCCATGTGAAATGATGCATTGAGAATCTATGAAGACCCAcaatttggagaaaaatattatttactgCCCTTGTGCTAGAGAGCATTGGCAATTATGTCAGGAAATAATTATCAATAAAAAGTAGTGAATACCTGCAAGCATAAACATTATACTTAGAGATAATAATTACTGACCTGAATTGAGAAGAGTGCATCCTAACAAGGATAGTTCCGTTAGATTTGCACAGCTCTTGCTCAGAAGAACCAAATCGTCATTGGTCATCCATGGGGTTACCCTCTCCAGCT
It encodes the following:
- the LOC131146152 gene encoding uncharacterized protein LOC131146152, with translation MTEPGFLPRERLFKQQQHYQSIKKYTHLKGPYDRITSVAIPLALAAASGALIIRGIYNMSHGIGKRE